GCCGTCGCCAAAATCCCAAACATAGTAGCCGCCTTGGGCAAGGTAGCTGTTTTGGCTTAGGTTGGTAAAGATGATAGCACCGCCGAAATCCTGGTAACTAAATTCTGCCTGCGGATTGGGAGCGAAGCCGAAACAAACGGATTGGATTTGTGTGGAGGTGTCGTTGCAAACAATGGCTTGGAGGGTAATGCCGTAGATGCCCTCCGTCTGGTAGGTGTGGATGAGCGTATCCTGAGTGCAGGGGGCGTAGCCTTGCCCGCAGATATAGGACGGGCTGCCATCGCCCCAGTTCAAAACATAATAGCCGCCGTCTATGCTGTCGGGGTAGGCGTATTGGCTTTGGTTGGTGAACAGGAAGCGGGCGGGCAGGTTGGGGTCTTGCGATATGGTAAATGCTGCCTGCGGCAGGGTGAGCAAACCCATGCAGTTGGTTTTGACGATGTAAGCCCCACCAAGAGACCAAAGTTCAGAATTAATTGTTTCAATAGTATCTGCACGACCCACACAAATATAGCCTCCTAAAGGTTGAGGAACAGGAGTGAAATTATAAAAGTAATCGTGCGATATCCCATAATCAAACAATCGAGTCCACAAAGGTTCCCCATCACTACCTCGTACTTTCATAATGAAAGATTTCCAAAATACACCTATATTCTTTATATTGCCAATACAAATAAAATCCTCTCCAATTTTATGACATTTGACTATTTCACTCCTGTAACTATCAGTAAAAAACTGCTTACTCCAAATTGTATTTCTTGATGAATCCAATCGTAACAAAGTTGCATACAACCTGTTGTTATTGATCGGATTTGGTATATTGCTCGCCCCGGCAAGTAAAAAACCTTCATTGTTTGTAAATATAGCGTCTGTTAATCTGTCTTCAAATCCAACGCTAAAAGTCTCACTCCATTCGATTAGACCGTCAGAATTGATTTTTAAGATAGCAAAATTACCTAAATAAAAACCAGTATTTACATTTACATCTGCAAAAGCAAATACACCACCATCTGAAGCGGGAAGTAGTTTATATATGGTATTACGATATGGATAAGAGCCATAATTATTGTGCCATACCACCTCGCCATCCGTCATTTTCAGCAACCATATTTGAGTAGGAACAGTGCTTACGAATGCCTCACCTCCAACATAATAGGTATTGGTTTCGGGATAATGATACATACATATCGCATCACCTTGATATGGGAACTGTTGAAGGCTGTAAAAATTGAGCAAATTTCCGTCGAAATCCACCTCCATCAAGTATTGAGTGTCATGGGTTTCGTTAGTAATCGGATTAACTACACCATTGTTCATCCGACCACTTATGGCGAAACCAGTTGGAGTTTGGATTAAGTCTTTAAGGACAAAATCGCCTAAATCTTCACCAAAATTGAACGATATTGTGTCTTCTATTTGATCATTGGTAAAAATCAATTTTACTTTTTCAAAACTGTAAGCATCTTTTAAATAACCTGTACCCAATAAAACTTTGTTCCCATCGTAATACTCAATCTCACCTACAGCTTGGGTAAACAATGTTTTTATGTTTTTTTCATAGTACTTATTCTGTGCCCAAATTGGTTGTAAAAAAAAAAAAAGTGCATGCCAATATAATTATAAGTCTCCACATGATATGAAATTTAAACTTTAGGGAATGAAAAAAGACCTTGCTTTATTTATAAGCAAGGTCTTTAAAAAATCGCTATTTACCGATAATTGTAAATTTACCAACAATAGGCATATTGCTATTGCCTTTGATGTGGTAATAATATAGCCCGCTTGACCAGTTACCAATATCTAAGGTAAATAAGGACTTTTTGTTGTTTAATGAACTTTCCATTTGTAGATTACCCTGAGAATTAAAAATCTGTAACTTATAGTCTATATTTTTTTCAGGAAAATACTGAATAGAAAGTATATCAGTTGTAGGATTGGGATATACAATAACCTTCGGGTCTTTTACATCATTTTTATTTTTAAAATGTACATTCCAGTTTCCTATATTTTCGGCTATTATGGAAGGAAGTTGAGGCAAGGCAAGTATTATTTCTTCACCGAAGGCTGTATATAGAATTACTCGCGCATCCATTGCAGCAAGGGTATTGGTCGCTGCAATTTCTCTTACCAATGCTTCTTCTTCGGAGGTGATATCGAGGTAAGTTCGGTTGATTTGAGAATCCATAATTTTTTACAATTTGGTTCGTACAAATATAGTTGTTTTGATGATTGCCTGTATATGCCAATCCTTATAGGTTTGGCAAACCTATAAGGATTTAAACACGCCACCTTTCAGGTTTTTACTTTTCACTTTTGGTTTTTCACTATCTCACCACCGCCACCTTACCCCGCGCCAACACACTGCCCGCCTGCTCGACCACATAGAGATACATCCCAACCGGAAGATGCGCCACTGAAATGGTTTTATGGATTTCGCCTGCACCAAGAGTAGTTTGAAGCACGGTTTGACCGGTGAGGGTGAGGAGCTTTATTTCTATGACGCTGCCTTCTGTTACCCCTAAATCCCCTGTTACCCCCCAGGAGGCTGTCTAAAAAGCATCCACATTGTGGGTTAATTTAAGCTGATAATTAAGCGGCTATGTCCCATGCACTATCAAAAATGATAAAGTGGAGTACTATTGCTTGATTTTGGTCGGTATATGAGGGATTTTGACCGTTTTTTTGTGCATTTCCCTTCTTCTTTGCCAATTTTCTCAAGTTATGCCCTATTGCCATTAACCCAAATTCAATAGCAACCTTATCAAGCCCCCTTAATGTGAACCTTGTGAACTTGTTGTTGCTTTTCATTTGTCCGAATGCTGCTTCTACTTCTACCGGTCGTTTGCTCCGGTAGTATAACCCTTTTGGGGAAGTAAGCAGTTCTCTTGCTCTGTCTCTGTGCCGGTTCAGATTATGGCTGACTTCCATCCTTCTGTTTCCGGGTGAGTTGTGGCACATTTCCCGCATCGGACACCCTTCACAATGTTTGGCTTCATAATAATGCAATTCTGATTCATAACCATTGGAACTTATCCGTTTGCCTTTTCCGGCGAACTCCATCCTTTTATCCATCGGACATACATAATAATCTTCCTGTTTGTTGTAGTATAAGTTCTGAACCAGAAATGGATTATTCTTTTGAGCCTTTTTTGCTCATGGTGGAAATAATTGTATTTCACATAAGCGGCTATTTGTTTGTTTTCCAGCATTTCGTAATTCTCTTCGCTTCCATAACCTGCATCGGCTGATATTTCTTTGCTTTGGGTTTCGTATTGTTGTTCAAAACCGTCGAGGTGCTTTTCTAAAGTCGTGGTGTCGCCAGGCGTTTGGTGGATGCTGTAATGGGTAATGAACTGATCTTCGGTACTGATTTGTGCATTGTAAGCCGGTTTCAGCTGACCGTTTTGCATGTGGTCATCTTTCAAGCGCATAAAGGTAGCATCCTCATCTGTCTTGCTGTAGCTGTTCCTCCCGCCAAGCGTTTCCAACTGTTGCTCATATTGCTCCAATTTGGGCAGGTGTTCTTCTGCCAACTTTTTAACTGCTTTTGGATGGTTTTGTCTTTGTCTTTTATTTCGCTGTTCAACTTTGACAGCATTTCTTTTAGCTCTTTGCTGTCAATGGCTTTGGAGGTATCCTCCCCATCCGGTTCCGATTGGTCTTCTTTAATCTGTGATTCTATTACCGACAAGATTGCCTGTATTTTCTTTTCCAATTTCGCTTTGTTTTTCTCTACACTCCCTTTCCACACAAAACGATAACGATTGGATGCCGATTCTATCTTCGTACCGTCTATGTATTGGACTTCAAGGCTGACATATTTCAACTTCTGTAACATGCGAACCACATCCCCGAACAACTGCTGAATACTCCCCTTCAGCCTTTTGCCCCGCAAATAATTGATGGTTCTGTAATCGGCAGGCTATTCCCCGAAAGCCACATAAAATGAATGTTTTCATGTAACGCTTTTTCGATTTTACGACACGAATAAATATTGTTTAAATAGGCGTAGAACAATACTTTTAACATCATGCGGGGATGATAACTCGTCGTACCTCCGCCTTTATATTGCTTGATTATGTGGTCTATATCCAAACCATCCACCAATTCATTTACTAACATAACGGGATGGTTTGCCGGTATCTTGTCAAAAATGTTTTCAGGAAACAGGCTTAACTTATTGGCGGGTATGGCTTTAAATTGTGGTTTCATTTCGCTTGTTTTTATTCCTAAAGTTACAGTTTCTTTCCCTCATAAAAAAATATTTAAATCACTTTTTTTGATTTATGAGAACTGCTTTTTGAGGGGCTTTTTAGACAGCCTCAGTTAAGCTTTCGGGTAAGGTAAAGGTAAGGGTGTTTTGGGCGGGATTGGGGTAAATATGTATGGTTTTCTCCCCCTTTAGGGGTTCGGGGGGTGATAAACCGGGGGGTGAAATGCCTACCGTCTGCACAACCACCTCCTGCGTGTAAACCGAAGTATCGGCGCAAACGACGAGAGTGAGGGTAACGGTGTAGCTGCCGTTTTCTTCGTATTCGTGGGTGGGGTGTTCTGCCGATGATGGCGGGCTGCCGTCGCCAAAATCCCAAACATAGTAGCCGCCTTGCTCGGTGTAGCTGTTTTGGCTTAGGTTGGTAAATATGATAGAACCGCCGAAATCCTGGTAACTAAATTCTGCCTGCGGATTGGGAGCGAAGCCGAAACAAACGGATTGGATTTGTGTGGAGGTGTCGTTGCAAACGATGGCTTGCAGGGTAACGCCGTAGATGCCCTCTGTCTGGTAGGTGTGGATGAGCGTATCTTGGGTGCAGGGGGCGTAACCCTGCCCACAGAGGAACGGCGGGCTGCCATCGCCCCAATTCAAAACATAGTAGCCGCCGTCTATGCTGTCGGGGTAGGTGTATTGGCTTTGGTTGGTAAACAAAAAATGGCTTGGTAAATCGGGGTCTTGGGAGATGGCAAATGCTGCCTGTGGCACAGTGAGCAAGCCCATGCAGTTGGTTTTGACAATGTAGGCAAGGGCATTGGTAGAATTTTCTGCCCTACCTACCACGACAAAGCCACCTAAAGGCTGAGGAACTGGGGTGAAATCATAGCCATAATCGTGATACATAGGGCTTCCGTATTTGCGTACCCACATTAAATTTCCTACAGAATCTACTTTGGCTATGAGCATATCGGTTCCAGAAACACCATAGGATTTAATGCTGCCGATGCAAACAATGGCATTGTCGGGCAATACTGTAACAGTTAAAAAACTACTTATTTGCTCATTAGGGAAGTACTCCCTACTCCATATCGAATCTCCCATTACATCTGTTTTTAGGAGGCGCGCATTTCCATAATTGCTTGAACCACAAAGAACAAAACCATTATCAATTGTGGCTGCCAGACCTAATGCAGCGGCTCCGCCGTTTCCCGTATTGAAGCTGTAAACTTTTTCCCAATCTAAGATACCATTAGCATTTAATTTTAGAAACAAAAAGTCTCCCAATGATGGGGCATGTACGTTTACATACCCTGCCGCATAACACCCGCCATCAGGAGCGGGCAACACGGCGCGGAACGAACAGTTATAAGGATACATCCAATTGGTGTATTCCCAAAGTTTTTCGCCTTCAGTGGTAACTTTAGTGAGGTATAGTTTTTCTCTATTGGGAGTAATGAAGGTGGGAATATAGTTGCCTGCCACATAATAACTGTATTCAATATCTGAATAACAAATAACACCACCTCCGCTTTCAAAACCATTTGCCCCTATGTTGTATTGAGATATAGAGTTTCCGTTTTCATCAAGTAAATGTAAATAAGTGTGGTAAGGACCGAAACAAGTATCGCAATTGGATTTAAAACCCACTAAAGCATATCCATTATCGGGTGTTTTAATTAAATCTGAAAGAGAGTAGTAAGCATTATTTAAATCGAAAGATGTTATTTCTTCGGCAATATCGCTTATTGTCAAAAACCGGGCATGATGAAATAAATCAGAAGAAACAAAATAACCAACAGAAATAGCATATCCGGTATCAAGCGCAATAATGTTCTGTGCCGATTGAACAAATGTCCACCCAAACTTCTTTTCAAAATACTTCAGATTGTTCTGAGAATGAAGATTGAAACAAAGGCAGTAAAGAAATAACATTAAAACCAACTTCATTGTTTTCATACCTAATTTGACATTAACAAATCCAGTTTACTAACACTGTAAACGGGATTTGTTGGAATTTGATGAATGTCACTTTATAATTATTAGTTTTCCGACTTCAAAAACTGCATCGTTTTTAACAAGGTAGTAGTAATAAATGCCGTTGTTCCATAAGGTAGTGCTTAGGTTATAAATACCTGAGCCGAAAAGTCTTTGCGTATTGATTAGTTTACCGGTCATGTCGTAAAACAGTAACTCGTGCGGTTGAGCATTTTCCGTTTGGAAATGAATAAAAACTTCATCTTTGGCCGGATTGGGTGAAATGTTTAAAGGCACTTTTGCTGTTGTTTGTACCCCTTGTTTATAATTGATAAGCATTTGCCAGTTAGCTGACATGAGTTCGTCGGGCAGTGGCGGCAGGTTTTGTTCAAACTCTTGCCCCATAGCAAGGTATAGCAAACTGCGGGCAGAATATGCCATATTTGTTTGGCTTTGAGCGATGGTTTGTAACAATGCTATTTCTTCGGGGGCGAGTTGTAATGTGGTTCGCGCAATGGTTGTTTGTTTCATGTTCCGGTATGATTTGGTTCTTACAAATATAGTTTGTTTGTTTAACTCTTTGCACACGGAATTGTAATTTGGCGGGAATTTGTTTCGCCAAAACCATGAGGTTTTAAACACCCTGCCTTTCAGGTTTTCACTTTTCACTTTTAGTTTTTCACTTTTCACTATCTCATCACCGCCACCTTGCCCCGCGCCAAAGCAACACCGCCATCCTCAACCACATAAACATACACCCCCTCCGGAAGATGCGCCACCGAAATGGTTTTATGGGTTTCGCCTGCACCCAACGTGGTTTGAAGCACGGTTTGGCCGGTGAGGTTGTAGAAACTTACCTCTAAATCCTCAGTTACCCCTAAATCCCCTGAAGGGGACTTTGAAACCCGATGAAAGGTTAGGGTGTTTTGGGCGGGGTTTGGATAGACTTGCAATATGTCAGGAAATTCCCCTCTTGAGAGGGGCAGGGGTGTGTTCCCCACCGTTTGCACAAACACCTCTTGCGAATACACCGAAGTATCTCCGCAAACAACGAGGGTGAGGGTTACGGTGTAGCTGCCGTTTTCTTCGTATTCGTGAGTGGGGTGTTCTGCCGATGATGGCTGGCTGGCGTCGCCGAAATCCCAGAGATAGTAGCCGCCTTGCTCGGTGTAGCTGTTTTGGCTTAGGTTGGTAAAGATGATAGCACCGCCGAAATCCTGGTAACTAAATTCTGCCTGCGGATTGGGAGCGAAGCCGAAACAAACGGATTGGATTTGGGTGGAGGTGTCGTTGCAAACTATTGCTTGGAGGGTAACGCCGTAGATGCCCTCCGTCTGGTAGGTGTGAATGAGCGTATCTTGGGTGCAGGGGGCGTAGCCTTGCCCGCAGAGGTAGGGCGGGCTGCCATCGCCCCAGTTCAAAACATAGTAGCCGCCGTCTATGCTGTCGGGGTAGGCGTATTGGCTTTGGTTGGTGAACAGGAAACGGCTTGGTACATCGGGGTCTTGCTCTGTGGTAAATGCAGCTTCCGGCATAGTTAGCAAGCCCATGCAGTTGGTTTTGACTATATAGACATCGGCACCTGATGCAGGTTCTGTGCGACCTACACACACAAAACCGCCCAACGGTTGCGGAACGGGGGTGAAATTGTAGAAATAATCATGCTGTACCCCATAATCATAAAACCGTGTCCATAATGGTTCTCCATCGCTACCGCGAACTTTCATGATGAAGGCTTTTGTATAACTTCCCGCGACATCGCGTTTGCCTCCTATACAAATAAAGTTGTCGCCATCCTGAATAACCTCTCCTATATATCCCCCGCCCGAACTTTCAGGAAAATATATTCTATTCCACTATTAAACGGGTAATCTTTAAAAAACGGCAAAAAACAATTGTAAGCCCTTTATTTTCAAGGAATTTTTCCAAGCCTTCAAAAACCTACCCCCCTCTATTTTAGAATAAATCAATTTGGATACTAGGCGATTTGTTTCGTTTTTTGAGCTTGCTGTAAGCTCTTCGGCTGTTTTGCACCATCCAAAATATTTCAAGATAACTGATTAGATGAATTCTAATGAGTGCTGCAATGGTTGAAAAGGCTTTTTTGCTCTCTGATTTTACCCGAAGCACTTGCAGTAAAAGTTGTGCAATCAGGGTACACCAGATTTGAGTTTTGATGCCGTTCTCTGTTTCCGGAATAAAAGTAATGCAGCTGAAAATTCTGCTTGAGCTTCTTGAAAAGCAACTCAATGTTCCATCGCAGCTTGTATAGATAGGCGACTTCTTCATGGCTTATCTCAAAATTATTGGTGATAAAGTCATACATACGCCCTTTTCATCCCTGTAAGTTACCTTTCGAAGGCGCAAAGTCTTTTCTTGTTTATCTTCTTTGTATGCAAGTAAGATGCGTTCTTCCGACAAAACACCCGCTTGGTTCTTTGCCGGCTCTGCTGTAAATAAAACTTCCTGTGTCTGATAAACAGCATTCTTTTTCAAACGGCATACAAAATTGATTTGTCGTTCTGTCCATTGAGCAAATTGAAGATAATGGTTGTAAGCCCTGTCAAACACAACCATGCTGTGAGGCGACAGATGCAAATATTGCAGAAAATTCTTGTCATGCTGTTTAGCTTCACTGATTTTTACAAACTCTGGCGTATCACTGTGGGCATCAATCATCATATGAACTTTCAGTCCGCCTTTTTTCTTCCCTTCATTCTTGAGATTGCGACCAACTCCTTTCATAATGTTCGAAAATAGGCGTATCGTACTTGAATCGAAAATGAAAAGTTTGGAAAAGGAGACATTCCCAATCCGGCTGACCGACAAAATAGGCTTAAAATGCTCGAGTAACATAAAATAAACGGCTTGGTAAAATTCATTGTCTCGACCTCTAAGACCATCGCCTGCCGTACTCTTTGCCGGTGATTTATCCATGCCCAAATGATTGAGTTTGCCTGTTAAACCCTGCATACCATCACAGATTTCTCCCATAGAATCACATCGACTCAATATCCCGAATAGCATCGTAACAAGTTGTGTCCACGAATCATAGGTCTTGTAATAATGATCTGATTGGTACTTATTAACAAGCAAATCAAATTTGTTGCGTGGAACAAATTCTAATAACTGTTTGAATATCGGCTGACCGACTAAATGCTTATCTTTGTCTCTCATATTTTTAGTTTGTAGTAGAACCAAAATATGAAAAAAGGAGCTTGCCCCGATGGGCAGCTCCTTAATTTATTTTTTGTCGGTTAGTAGTGATTCTATTCCATTGTTCATATGCAAGAGAATCCAAACACAGTAAAGAAGGATATTTCTTACTATTATTTACAGCGCCCGGCAAATTGCTTCCTCCGGCTATTAAAAACCCTCCGTTATCTATCTGCAAACCATCTGTGCTTTGATCTTCATATCCTATGCTATAAGTATTACTCCACTCTTTATCGCCCAATGCATTAATTTTTGCCAAATAAAAATTCCCAAAATAAAAAGAAGGATAAACATCTACCATGCCTACTGCATAAACTCCGTTGTCAGGTGTTGGTAGTAGTTTAACTATCGCATTCAAGTGGTCATAATCATCATAATATCTTCGCCAAACCACTTCTCCGTTGGTCATCTTAATGAGCAACATTTGGGTATTGGTACCGCTATACCATGTATTCCCACCTATATAGTAGGTATTGCTATCGGGGTAGTAGAGTAA
This is a stretch of genomic DNA from Sphingobacteriales bacterium. It encodes these proteins:
- a CDS encoding T9SS type A sorting domain-containing protein; amino-acid sequence: MKQTTIARTTLQLAPEEIALLQTIAQSQTNMAYSARSLLYLAMGQEFEQNLPPLPDELMSANWQMLINYKQGVQTTAKVPLNISPNPAKDEVFIHFQTENAQPHELLFYDMTGKLINTQRLFGSGIYNLSTTLWNNGIYYYYLVKNDAVFEVGKLIIIK
- a CDS encoding transposase, which produces MYDFITNNFEISHEEVAYLYKLRWNIELLFKKLKQNFQLHYFYSGNRERHQNSNLVYPDCTTFTASASGKIREQKSLFNHCSTH
- a CDS encoding T9SS type A sorting domain-containing protein, with the protein product MKVRGSDGEPLWTRFYDYGVQHDYFYNFTPVPQPLGGFVCVGRTEPASGADVYIVKTNCMGLLTMPEAAFTTEQDPDVPSRFLFTNQSQYAYPDSIDGGYYVLNWGDGSPPYLCGQGYAPCTQDTLIHTYQTEGIYGVTLQAIVCNDTSTQIQSVCFGFAPNPQAEFSYQDFGGAIIFTNLSQNSYTEQGGYYLWDFGDASQPSSAEHPTHEYEENGSYTVTLTLVVCGDTSVYSQEVFVQTVGNTPLPLSRGEFPDILQVYPNPAQNTLTFHRVSKSPSGDLGVTEDLEVSFYNLTGQTVLQTTLGAGETHKTISVAHLPEGVYVYVVEDGGVALARGKVAVMR
- a CDS encoding T9SS type A sorting domain-containing protein produces the protein MEIKLLTLTGQTVLQTTLGAGEIHKTISVAHLPVGMYLYVVEQAGSVLARGKVAVVR
- a CDS encoding IS4 family transposase yields the protein MRDKDKHLVGQPIFKQLLEFVPRNKFDLLVNKYQSDHYYKTYDSWTQLVTMLFGILSRCDSMGEICDGMQGLTGKLNHLGMDKSPAKSTAGDGLRGRDNEFYQAVYFMLLEHFKPILSVSRIGNVSFSKLFIFDSSTIRLFSNIMKGVGRNLKNEGKKKGGLKVHMMIDAHSDTPEFVKISEAKQHDKNFLQYLHLSPHSMVVFDRAYNHYLQFAQWTERQINFVCRLKKNAVYQTQEVLFTAEPAKNQAGVLSEERILLAYKEDKQEKTLRLRKVTYRDEKGVCMTLSPIILR
- a CDS encoding PKD domain-containing protein; its protein translation is MKLVLMLFLYCLCFNLHSQNNLKYFEKKFGWTFVQSAQNIIALDTGYAISVGYFVSSDLFHHARFLTISDIAEEITSFDLNNAYYSLSDLIKTPDNGYALVGFKSNCDTCFGPYHTYLHLLDENGNSISQYNIGANGFESGGGVICYSDIEYSYYVAGNYIPTFITPNREKLYLTKVTTEGEKLWEYTNWMYPYNCSFRAVLPAPDGGCYAAGYVNVHAPSLGDFLFLKLNANGILDWEKVYSFNTGNGGAAALGLAATIDNGFVLCGSSNYGNARLLKTDVMGDSIWSREYFPNEQISSFLTVTVLPDNAIVCIGSIKSYGVSGTDMLIAKVDSVGNLMWVRKYGSPMYHDYGYDFTPVPQPLGGFVVVGRAENSTNALAYIVKTNCMGLLTVPQAAFAISQDPDLPSHFLFTNQSQYTYPDSIDGGYYVLNWGDGSPPFLCGQGYAPCTQDTLIHTYQTEGIYGVTLQAIVCNDTSTQIQSVCFGFAPNPQAEFSYQDFGGSIIFTNLSQNSYTEQGGYYVWDFGDGSPPSSAEHPTHEYEENGSYTVTLTLVVCADTSVYTQEVVVQTVGISPPGLSPPEPLKGEKTIHIYPNPAQNTLTFTLPESLTEAV
- a CDS encoding PKD domain-containing protein, which translates into the protein MFTQAVGEIEYYDGNKVLLGTGYLKDAYSFEKVKLIFTNDQIEDTISFNFGEDLGDFVLKDLIQTPTGFAISGRMNNGVVNPITNETHDTQYLMEVDFDGNLLNFYSLQQFPYQGDAICMYHYPETNTYYVGGEAFVSTVPTQIWLLKMTDGEVVWHNNYGSYPYRNTIYKLLPASDGGVFAFADVNVNTGFYLGNFAILKINSDGLIEWSETFSVGFEDRLTDAIFTNNEGFLLAGASNIPNPINNNRLYATLLRLDSSRNTIWSKQFFTDSYRSEIVKCHKIGEDFICIGNIKNIGVFWKSFIMKVRGSDGEPLWTRLFDYGISHDYFYNFTPVPQPLGGYICVGRADTIETINSELWSLGGAYIVKTNCMGLLTLPQAAFTISQDPNLPARFLFTNQSQYAYPDSIDGGYYVLNWGDGSPSYICGQGYAPCTQDTLIHTYQTEGIYGITLQAIVCNDTSTQIQSVCFGFAPNPQAEFSYQDFGGAIIFTNLSQNSYLAQGGYYVWDFGDGSPPSSAEHPTHEYEENGSYTVTLTLVVCGDTSVYTQEVVVQTVGNTPLPLSRGEFPDILQVYPNPAQNTLTFAFTEGLTPPSGGWGVEGDLGVKLLSLTGQSVLETNFSAGETHKTISVAHLPEGVYVYVVENGGAVLARGKVAVVR
- a CDS encoding T9SS type A sorting domain-containing protein, with protein sequence MDSQINRTYLDITSEEEALVREIAATNTLAAMDARVILYTAFGEEIILALPQLPSIIAENIGNWNVHFKNKNDVKDPKVIVYPNPTTDILSIQYFPEKNIDYKLQIFNSQGNLQMESSLNNKKSLFTLDIGNWSSGLYYYHIKGNSNMPIVGKFTIIGK